The Diaphorobacter ruginosibacter genome contains a region encoding:
- a CDS encoding aspartate aminotransferase family protein, whose product MSFATIDNPASAAGAVRTDAAWLDAHWMPFTGNRNFKANPRMIVGAEGAYLRDDKGRKVFDGLSGLWCTGLGHGRREIAEAIGKAALQLDYAPAFQFGHPAAFELANKIKGLTPQGLDYVFFTGSGSEAADTSLKMARAYWRLKGQASKTVLIGREKGYHGVNFGGISVGGIGGNRKMYGQGIAADHMPHTQPPAGTFQKGMAEEGGRALADKLLDIIALHDASNVAAVIIEPFAGSAGVVIPPKGYLERIREICTQNNILMIFDEVITGFGRCGAMTGADAFGVVPDIMNFAKQVTNGAQPLGGCVASKDIYDTFMAAGGPEYMLEFAHGYTYSAHPIACAAGVAALDLLEKEDGPGRVKALAPYFESAVHSLKGTRHIADIRNYGLAAGFTIEHAPGEPAKRPYEIAMKMWELGFYVRYGADTIQLAPPFISERAEIDRLINALGETIQTVA is encoded by the coding sequence ATGAGCTTCGCCACCATCGACAATCCCGCAAGCGCCGCCGGCGCCGTCCGCACCGATGCCGCCTGGCTCGACGCACACTGGATGCCCTTCACCGGCAACCGCAACTTCAAGGCCAATCCCCGCATGATCGTGGGTGCCGAAGGCGCATATCTGCGTGACGACAAGGGTCGCAAGGTCTTCGACGGCCTCTCGGGCCTGTGGTGCACGGGCCTCGGCCACGGCCGCCGCGAGATCGCCGAAGCCATCGGCAAGGCAGCCCTGCAGCTCGACTACGCGCCGGCCTTCCAGTTCGGCCACCCCGCCGCGTTCGAGCTGGCCAACAAGATCAAGGGCCTGACACCCCAGGGCCTGGACTATGTGTTCTTCACCGGCTCTGGCTCCGAGGCCGCGGACACCTCGCTCAAGATGGCACGCGCCTACTGGCGCCTGAAGGGCCAGGCCAGCAAGACCGTGCTGATCGGCCGCGAGAAGGGCTACCACGGCGTGAACTTCGGCGGCATCTCGGTGGGCGGCATCGGCGGCAACCGCAAGATGTACGGCCAGGGCATCGCTGCAGACCACATGCCCCACACCCAGCCACCCGCGGGCACCTTCCAGAAGGGCATGGCCGAAGAGGGCGGCCGTGCGCTCGCCGACAAGCTGCTGGACATCATCGCGCTGCATGATGCGAGCAACGTCGCCGCCGTGATCATCGAGCCGTTCGCAGGATCCGCCGGCGTGGTGATCCCGCCCAAGGGCTACCTCGAGCGCATCCGCGAGATCTGCACGCAGAACAACATCCTGATGATCTTCGACGAGGTCATCACCGGCTTCGGCCGCTGCGGCGCGATGACCGGCGCGGACGCCTTCGGCGTGGTGCCCGACATCATGAACTTCGCCAAGCAGGTCACCAACGGCGCCCAGCCCCTGGGCGGCTGCGTTGCCAGCAAGGACATCTACGACACGTTCATGGCAGCGGGCGGCCCCGAGTACATGCTGGAGTTCGCGCACGGCTACACCTACTCTGCCCATCCGATCGCCTGCGCCGCCGGCGTGGCAGCGCTCGACCTGCTGGAAAAGGAAGACGGCCCCGGCCGCGTGAAGGCACTGGCCCCCTACTTCGAGAGCGCCGTGCACAGCCTGAAGGGTACCCGGCACATCGCCGACATCCGCAACTACGGCCTCGCTGCCGGCTTCACGATCGAGCACGCTCCCGGCGAACCCGCCAAGCGCCCCTACGAGATCGCGATGAAGATGTGGGAACTGGGCTTCTACGTGCGCTACGGCGCCGACACGATCCAGCTCGCGCCCCCCTTCATCAGCGAGCGCGCGGAGATCGATCGCCTGATCAACGCGCTGGGCGAGACTATCCAAACGGTCGCCTGA
- a CDS encoding LysR family transcriptional regulator, protein MQVKKTASARPASRTKQTPLATRNRAVLGQLSDMDLRLLQVFKAVVECGGMSAAELELNIGTSTVSRHVKDLEMRLGLTLCRRGRAGFALTAEGQRVYEETLRLLASVRGFRDSIDDIHARMGGQLAVAVFDKTASNPAARIGEAIGAFNALAPDVHLQLHVGSINAIERGVMDGTFQVGIIPTHRSSHSLVYHRLFGETMQLYCGARHPLFEADHGALDWDAVRDYPFAGLGYHSPNMELTHQARLSRAATGFDQESIATLVLSGRYLGFLPDHYAQHFEAQGLMRAVHPELLNYYCDFVSLVRKSPQPSRAAAAFGKCLVDAHA, encoded by the coding sequence ATGCAAGTAAAAAAGACAGCCTCCGCCAGGCCCGCTTCCCGTACGAAACAGACCCCGCTGGCCACGCGCAACCGCGCCGTCCTGGGCCAGCTCAGCGACATGGACCTGCGCCTGCTGCAGGTCTTCAAGGCGGTGGTGGAATGCGGCGGCATGTCGGCTGCGGAGCTTGAGCTCAACATCGGCACCAGCACCGTGAGCCGCCACGTCAAGGACCTGGAGATGCGCCTGGGCCTCACGCTGTGCCGGCGCGGCCGTGCGGGCTTCGCGCTCACGGCGGAAGGCCAGCGGGTGTACGAGGAGACGCTGCGCCTGCTGGCGTCGGTGCGGGGCTTTCGCGACAGCATCGACGACATCCATGCGCGCATGGGCGGCCAGCTCGCGGTGGCGGTGTTCGACAAGACGGCCAGCAATCCGGCGGCGCGCATCGGGGAGGCAATCGGTGCGTTCAATGCGCTGGCGCCCGACGTGCACCTGCAGCTGCACGTGGGATCGATCAACGCGATCGAGCGTGGCGTGATGGACGGCACCTTCCAGGTGGGCATCATTCCCACGCACCGCAGCTCGCACAGCCTGGTCTACCACCGGTTGTTCGGCGAGACCATGCAGTTGTATTGCGGCGCGCGCCATCCGCTCTTCGAGGCGGACCATGGGGCGCTCGACTGGGATGCGGTGCGCGACTATCCGTTTGCCGGGCTGGGGTACCACTCGCCCAACATGGAGCTCACGCACCAGGCACGGCTTTCGCGCGCGGCGACGGGCTTCGACCAGGAGTCGATCGCCACGCTGGTCCTCTCGGGCCGCTATCTGGGATTCCTGCCCGACCACTATGCGCAGCATTTCGAGGCGCAGGGACTGATGCGCGCCGTGCACCCCGAGCTGCTCAACTACTACTGCGATTTCGTGAGTCTGGTGCGCAAGTCGCCGCAGCCCAGCCGCGCGGCGGCGGCGTTCGGAAAGTGCCTCGTGGATGCACACGCCTGA
- a CDS encoding transglutaminase-like domain-containing protein, whose product MNLTLRKPTMPLQRRHFIALSTLAASAGSFRGALAASAPSEDSLKGWRQYEITTKVQVSEKTPRARVWIPVPVKHLENYQHTLDLSFNAPGAKKVELVAQPGSDVRMVMVEWADASAAQTVEITSRIATRDIAADLGGSGHERRLPAAALRPYLQPTSLAPLHGIVKETADRIQADAGHPRDAVGKARAIYEWIVANATRNPAVAGCGTGDVSYTLTSGNLSGKCADLNGLFTALARAVGVPARDVYGVRVEDSARGFKSLGKSGDITKAQHCRAQFHAEGLGWVPVDPADVAKVMLEEQPGGLPKDAPKVRAAKALLFGAWEGNWMAYNTAADVRLPGSERVEGFLMYPQGETANGRLDSLDPANFSYTIASRKLA is encoded by the coding sequence ATGAACCTCACTTTGCGAAAGCCAACGATGCCCCTGCAGCGCCGCCATTTCATCGCCCTGTCCACTCTGGCCGCCTCGGCCGGCTCGTTCCGCGGCGCGCTGGCCGCATCCGCGCCCTCCGAAGACAGCCTCAAGGGCTGGCGCCAGTACGAGATCACCACCAAGGTGCAGGTGTCCGAGAAAACACCCCGTGCACGCGTGTGGATCCCCGTGCCCGTCAAGCACCTCGAGAACTACCAGCACACGCTCGACCTGAGCTTCAACGCCCCGGGCGCGAAGAAGGTCGAACTCGTCGCGCAGCCCGGAAGCGACGTGCGCATGGTCATGGTCGAATGGGCCGACGCCAGCGCGGCGCAGACGGTGGAAATCACCAGCCGCATCGCCACGCGCGACATTGCCGCCGACCTGGGAGGCAGCGGCCACGAACGCAGGCTGCCCGCTGCGGCGCTGCGCCCCTACCTGCAGCCGACCTCGCTCGCGCCGCTGCATGGCATCGTCAAGGAGACGGCCGACCGGATTCAGGCCGACGCAGGCCATCCCAGGGACGCGGTCGGCAAGGCCCGCGCGATCTATGAATGGATCGTCGCCAATGCCACGCGCAACCCCGCCGTGGCCGGCTGCGGCACGGGCGACGTGAGCTACACGCTCACGTCGGGCAACCTGTCGGGCAAATGTGCCGACCTGAACGGCTTGTTCACGGCGCTGGCGCGTGCCGTGGGCGTGCCAGCGCGCGACGTGTACGGCGTGCGCGTGGAGGACTCCGCACGCGGCTTCAAGAGCCTGGGCAAGAGCGGCGACATCACGAAGGCACAGCACTGCCGCGCGCAGTTCCATGCCGAGGGCCTTGGCTGGGTGCCGGTCGATCCGGCCGACGTCGCCAAGGTCATGCTCGAAGAGCAGCCGGGCGGGCTGCCCAAGGATGCGCCCAAGGTGCGTGCCGCCAAGGCCCTGCTGTTCGGCGCCTGGGAAGGCAACTGGATGGCCTACAACACGGCCGCCGACGTGCGCCTGCCGGGCTCCGAGCGCGTGGAGGGCTTCCTGATGTATCCCCAGGGCGAGACCGCCAACGGTCGCCTGGACAGCCTCGATCCGGCGAACTTCAGCTATACCATCGCCTCGCGCAAGCTGGCCTGA
- a CDS encoding TlpA family protein disulfide reductase — translation MEKKHSAPHLQQHRRAHLRHLGALACVACGLAGTLRPSHAVQPADAKEASGGKLRPWKKGATPALLAQTLDGQQVTLKAFTGRPLILNFWASYCGPCRLEMPSFNMLMDLYGDKHLQVVAVNHGEMPARVLQFLKEVPFEGRVLLDRSQTQMKAWSAYALPTSFVLDAKGEIRFWHVGEMDWTDSDAQAKLQLVMGG, via the coding sequence ATGGAGAAGAAGCACAGCGCGCCGCACCTGCAGCAGCACCGCAGAGCCCACTTGCGCCACCTTGGCGCCCTGGCCTGCGTGGCTTGCGGGCTGGCGGGCACCCTCCGGCCCAGCCATGCCGTGCAGCCTGCCGATGCGAAGGAGGCGAGCGGGGGCAAGCTGCGACCCTGGAAAAAGGGCGCCACGCCCGCGCTGTTGGCACAGACGCTCGACGGCCAGCAGGTCACGCTCAAGGCGTTTACCGGACGGCCGCTGATCCTGAACTTCTGGGCTTCGTACTGCGGTCCCTGCCGTCTCGAGATGCCGTCGTTCAACATGCTGATGGACCTGTACGGGGACAAGCATCTGCAGGTGGTGGCCGTGAACCATGGCGAGATGCCTGCGCGCGTGCTGCAGTTCCTGAAGGAGGTCCCGTTCGAGGGGCGTGTGCTGCTGGACCGGAGCCAGACGCAGATGAAGGCCTGGAGTGCGTATGCGCTGCCGACCAGTTTCGTGCTGGATGCCAAGGGGGAGATCCGGTTCTGGCATGTGGGGGAGATGGATTGGACGGACTCTGATGCGCAGGCGAAGTTGCAATTGGTGATGGGGGGCTGA
- a CDS encoding DUF2061 domain-containing protein, with protein MTRLLDAARHNRLTLMKTGSYYLIHICVAAMVAYAVTGNLIASLTLSLLEPTVQAVAFFFHEKVWERSLKRRGTAAAMQGA; from the coding sequence ATGACCCGCCTGCTCGATGCCGCCCGCCACAACCGGCTCACATTGATGAAGACCGGCAGCTACTACCTCATCCACATCTGCGTCGCCGCGATGGTGGCCTATGCCGTCACCGGCAACCTGATCGCCTCGCTCACGCTCAGCCTGCTGGAGCCCACGGTGCAGGCGGTGGCCTTCTTCTTCCATGAAAAGGTGTGGGAGCGCTCGCTCAAGCGACGCGGCACCGCTGCTGCAATGCAGGGAGCCTGA
- a CDS encoding SPFH domain-containing protein produces the protein MALMDFIKKQFIDIIQWTEDSDGTLAWRFPMRDMEIQNGATLVVRESQLAMFVNEGKVADVFMPGTYKLTTQTLPVLTYLKNWDKLFESPFKSDVYFFSTRQQIDQKWGTPQPITIRDQDFGMVRLRAFGNYAYRVADPKLFHTEISGTRDNYTVDDLDGQLRGVILQHISTAIAASGVPFLDLAANQIMFADALAKDLTPALEKIGLKLEGMTVQNVSLPEELQKILDQKIGMGMVGNDMGKFMQYQTAQSIPKFAESAGQGGGIAGDAMGLGAGVALGQVLAQNLQQGLQGGGAAAAPQAAAPQGAPAAAAMKPEEVMATLEKLGELKSKGILTQEEFDAKKTELLKKLV, from the coding sequence ATGGCACTGATGGACTTCATCAAGAAACAGTTTATTGACATCATTCAATGGACTGAGGACAGCGATGGCACGTTGGCATGGCGCTTCCCCATGCGCGACATGGAAATCCAGAATGGCGCCACGCTCGTCGTGCGCGAGTCGCAGCTGGCCATGTTCGTCAACGAAGGCAAGGTGGCCGACGTGTTCATGCCCGGCACGTACAAGCTGACCACGCAGACGCTGCCGGTCCTGACCTACCTGAAGAACTGGGACAAGCTGTTCGAGTCGCCCTTCAAGAGCGATGTCTACTTCTTCAGCACGCGCCAGCAGATCGACCAGAAGTGGGGCACGCCCCAGCCCATCACCATCCGCGACCAGGATTTCGGCATGGTGCGCCTGCGCGCATTCGGCAACTACGCCTACCGCGTGGCCGATCCCAAGCTGTTCCACACCGAGATCTCCGGCACGCGCGACAACTACACGGTCGATGACCTCGACGGCCAGTTGCGCGGCGTCATCCTGCAGCACATCAGCACGGCGATTGCCGCGAGCGGCGTGCCGTTCCTCGACCTTGCGGCGAACCAGATCATGTTCGCCGATGCGCTTGCGAAGGACCTGACTCCGGCGCTCGAGAAGATCGGCCTGAAGCTCGAAGGCATGACCGTGCAGAACGTGTCGCTGCCCGAGGAACTGCAGAAGATCCTCGACCAGAAGATCGGCATGGGCATGGTCGGCAACGACATGGGCAAGTTCATGCAGTACCAGACCGCGCAATCGATCCCGAAGTTCGCGGAGAGCGCGGGCCAGGGCGGCGGTATCGCGGGCGATGCGATGGGCCTGGGCGCCGGCGTGGCGCTGGGCCAGGTGCTCGCGCAGAACCTGCAGCAGGGCTTGCAAGGCGGTGGTGCTGCCGCAGCGCCCCAGGCTGCTGCACCCCAGGGCGCACCGGCGGCTGCCGCGATGAAGCCCGAGGAGGTGATGGCCACGCTCGAGAAGCTGGGCGAGCTCAAGTCCAAGGGCATCCTCACGCAGGAAGAATTCGACGCGAAGAAGACCGAGCTGCTCAAGAAGCTGGTGTGA
- a CDS encoding DUF4178 domain-containing protein produces the protein MADSATQRSYSAPCPGCGAPVEFRSAQSIYAVCPYCQSTVVRDGEVLKRIGKMAEVFDDYSPLQLGASGTMPIDGKSVPFMLVGRAQYKGEQGSWNEWNAFLPDGSLATLSEDNGNFVFTRGAPLGRDVPAADRFRVGMTTAVGGKQFSVSTNLQASLVAAQGELPRLAPLGQPFTVVELRSDDGEVLSIDYGTTPPQIQRGYAVRLEALNMKGLKDGASVKDERARQFNCPNCGAPVTVALDSTQSCTCPSCKSIIDLSQGVGGEMRFAAQDEPVEPMIALGRIGEFEGAKWQVVGFQHRMGVEPGDDEWFGWDEYLLYHRKRGFIFLVDSTDGWSLVRPTTGAPKYNRGANSTKYLGTNYELQYSYKAETSYVVGEFYWPVVRGQTTFNSDFESSSGKAVLSREESKGEVTWSHGERIDAVVVANAFKMTDKLARFKREDAAPVLSAKGIGCGTVILILVVIFVILIILSTCTSSSGGSGYRSSGGSYGGYSSGGGHK, from the coding sequence ATGGCAGATAGCGCGACCCAGCGTTCCTATTCCGCGCCCTGCCCGGGTTGCGGCGCGCCTGTGGAGTTCAGGAGCGCGCAGTCGATCTACGCGGTCTGTCCCTACTGCCAGAGCACCGTGGTGCGCGATGGCGAGGTGCTCAAGCGCATCGGCAAGATGGCCGAGGTGTTCGACGACTATTCGCCGCTGCAGCTCGGTGCGTCCGGCACGATGCCGATCGACGGCAAGAGCGTCCCCTTCATGCTGGTGGGGCGCGCGCAGTACAAGGGCGAGCAGGGCAGCTGGAACGAGTGGAACGCATTCCTGCCCGACGGCAGCCTGGCCACGCTGAGCGAGGACAACGGCAACTTCGTCTTCACCCGTGGCGCGCCGCTCGGCCGCGACGTTCCCGCCGCGGATCGCTTCCGTGTGGGCATGACCACGGCCGTGGGCGGCAAACAGTTCAGCGTCAGCACGAACCTGCAGGCGTCGCTCGTGGCGGCGCAGGGCGAGTTGCCCAGGCTGGCGCCACTGGGCCAGCCGTTCACTGTGGTGGAGCTGCGCAGCGACGATGGCGAGGTGCTGTCGATCGACTATGGCACCACGCCGCCGCAGATCCAGCGCGGCTACGCCGTGCGGCTCGAAGCCCTGAACATGAAGGGGCTCAAGGATGGAGCCTCCGTCAAGGACGAGCGCGCGCGCCAGTTCAACTGCCCCAATTGCGGCGCACCGGTCACGGTGGCGCTGGACAGCACGCAGTCATGCACCTGCCCCTCCTGCAAGAGCATCATCGACCTGAGCCAGGGTGTGGGCGGCGAGATGCGCTTTGCGGCACAGGACGAGCCCGTGGAGCCGATGATCGCGCTGGGCCGCATCGGCGAATTCGAGGGCGCGAAGTGGCAGGTGGTGGGCTTCCAGCACCGCATGGGTGTGGAGCCCGGCGACGACGAGTGGTTCGGCTGGGACGAATACCTGCTCTACCACCGCAAGCGCGGCTTCATCTTCCTCGTGGATTCCACCGACGGCTGGAGCCTGGTGCGCCCGACCACGGGGGCACCGAAGTACAACCGGGGGGCGAACAGCACCAAGTACCTCGGCACGAACTACGAGCTGCAATACAGCTACAAGGCCGAGACCAGCTACGTCGTGGGCGAGTTCTATTGGCCCGTGGTGCGCGGACAGACCACCTTCAACAGCGACTTCGAGAGCTCGAGCGGCAAGGCCGTGCTTTCCCGCGAGGAGTCCAAGGGCGAGGTGACCTGGTCCCACGGTGAGCGCATCGATGCCGTCGTCGTCGCCAACGCGTTCAAGATGACCGACAAGCTCGCGCGGTTCAAGCGCGAGGACGCTGCGCCCGTGCTGTCCGCCAAGGGCATAGGCTGCGGCACGGTCATCCTGATCCTGGTGGTGATATTCGTGATCCTCATTATCCTGAGCACCTGCACCAGCTCATCCGGCGGCAGCGGGTATCGCAGCTCGGGCGGATCGTATGGCGGGTACTCTTCGGGTGGTGGACACAAGTGA
- a CDS encoding DUF350 domain-containing protein produces the protein MNAMEWLKPAALLGSILYALIGVVIFWVSFVIVDKITPYDLWAEIVEKHNKALAMVVAAMCLGISIIVAAAIH, from the coding sequence ATGAACGCTATGGAATGGCTGAAGCCGGCGGCACTGCTGGGCTCGATCTTGTACGCACTGATTGGCGTGGTGATCTTCTGGGTGAGCTTCGTGATCGTTGACAAGATCACGCCCTATGACCTGTGGGCGGAGATCGTCGAGAAGCACAACAAGGCGCTTGCTATGGTCGTCGCTGCCATGTGCCTGGGCATCAGCATCATCGTCGCCGCCGCGATTCATTGA